The DNA region AAATGATATTTTTTGTTTCGCCATTAGGCAATGAAAGTGCTAAAGCCAGTGATAACCCACCCCTTAAACCGCCCCAACTAATTATTTTTGCTTCCTTATTGGTCAGTTTCAACAATCGGGGAATAGCCAAATGAGGCAGATAAACGATAACAATCCGCGATAGCAGCACAATGAACACCGAAATAACGCCTATAAAAATGTACTTGGTTTGGAAATCGATTACTACGAGTACAAAAGCAATCATAATAAACAAAATCGCGTTGAGCACAACGTCAACCAGCTCCCAAAACTTGTGTATGTATTCTTGTGTGGTATCGCTCATGGAGAGTTTTTGCCTGAAATTGCCAACCATTAAGCCCATTACAACCATGGCCAATGCCCCCGAAATGTGAATGAAATTAAACAGTCCATAGCCGCCCATTACAAACGCAAGCGTTAAAAGAATTTCTGTTTCATAATGGTCGATCGATTTTAACAACAAGTAAAGAATATAGCCAAAAATTAAGCCCATTATGATGCCGCCTACGGCTTCTTGAAGAAAAAGGAACCCAAAATGCGATAAACTGAAAGTTCCCGTGTTTAAGGTTTCTATCAATACAATAAATACAACAACGCCAACTCCATCATTAAACAAGCTTTCGCCAACAATGGTATATTCTGTCTTTTTAGGAACATTGGCCTTGGTTAAGATACCCAAAACAGCGATTGGATCCGTAGGTGAAATTAGCGCCCCAAAAACCAGGCAATAAATAAAATCAATGTTCAGGTCGAAAAGACTGGTTAGACCACTAAACAAAAACGCAATAATTACGGTCGATAGCAACACCCCGCCGAGGGCAAACGTAGCTATTGGCCTGATTTGTTGTTTAAGATTAGTCCAATTGGTGTGCATTGCCCCTGCAAAAAGCAAGAAACCCAGCAAAACGTTTAAAACAATTTTGTCGATGTTGGCGTGCTCGATGTAATCTTTTATATCTTCAATCGGAATATCGATCCAAAGTCGCGAGCTGATTACAACTAAGGAAAGTACCGTAGAAAGTAAAAACAAGCCAATTACAAACGGCAATTTTAAAAAACGCTGGTTTACGTAAGCAAAGGCTGCGGATAGGCAAATTAAAATGGTAAGGGCAAAGTATGCATTCATTGTTGTAATAGTTAATTAAACTTCGCACGTTTAAGCAAAGCTCATCATTTGTTCTTTTTTCAAAAAGTTATTAATTCTTGTAACAGTTCAGGTGATTTGATGAACTGGCTGGCCAATTCGCATTGTTGTATGAGTTGATTCTTTTTGGTTGCATCAATTAAGTATCAAGCTTAAATGACAATCGGATTTCGCCTCAATTGGTTTTTACCATCCAAAATTTTTTCTCCACTCCATATTTTCGTGGTAGAACCAGCTTACAAATAGGAAACTAAAGTAACAAAATTTTAATAAATCTAGCTGCATTTCGACGTGAAATTCGGCGAACCGCTTTTGTTATTTTCCTTGGTATTGCGCTAAAAATCACTGCTGATTTTATAATTCCAAAAGAACCCGTTGAGCATGATTATCCTGCCGAGCTCTTTTTTTGTTGGTCACTGCCTACGGAACTGCCCGAGTATTTGTTCATTACAGACAGAATTTCAGTAGGAGAGGTATCTAATTCTTTAATGCTCAGGTTTTTGTCAAGACTTGTGGAATCCTTCAGGTCGATGTGCAAGATAAATTCATCAATCTCAATTTCGCCCTTTTTATCTGCATAATGATGATTTAAACAGTTTAGGCTATAGTTTTCTATGTTTAGCCACTTGTAAAGCCTATCGTTGGTAAACTCGATACCTTCTTCTGAGATA from Pedobacter endophyticus includes:
- a CDS encoding cation:proton antiporter, with the protein product MNAYFALTILICLSAAFAYVNQRFLKLPFVIGLFLLSTVLSLVVISSRLWIDIPIEDIKDYIEHANIDKIVLNVLLGFLLFAGAMHTNWTNLKQQIRPIATFALGGVLLSTVIIAFLFSGLTSLFDLNIDFIYCLVFGALISPTDPIAVLGILTKANVPKKTEYTIVGESLFNDGVGVVVFIVLIETLNTGTFSLSHFGFLFLQEAVGGIIMGLIFGYILYLLLKSIDHYETEILLTLAFVMGGYGLFNFIHISGALAMVVMGLMVGNFRQKLSMSDTTQEYIHKFWELVDVVLNAILFIMIAFVLVVIDFQTKYIFIGVISVFIVLLSRIVIVYLPHLAIPRLLKLTNKEAKIISWGGLRGGLSLALALSLPNGETKNIILVATYFCVLFSIIIQGLTIEKLAKQP